From the genome of Thermodesulfobacteriota bacterium, one region includes:
- a CDS encoding flagellar basal body-associated FliL family protein, which produces MPTEGQENKKAEKKKSKLIIFALLIIVLFGGGLFGVYHFYGERILKKETQEGAGKKAEKKGEPKTGLILSLEPFLLNLSGSLTRYAKISISLELKDPKTLDYAKKITPALRDRIIQVLATKTAETLLDASQRETIKVEISEKINSLFEDDRSVKAIYITDIVVQ; this is translated from the coding sequence ATGCCTACCGAAGGACAGGAAAATAAAAAGGCCGAAAAGAAAAAATCAAAGTTAATAATTTTCGCTTTACTCATAATCGTTCTTTTTGGCGGTGGCTTATTCGGTGTTTACCATTTCTACGGTGAAAGGATCTTAAAAAAGGAGACTCAAGAAGGGGCTGGAAAAAAGGCTGAAAAAAAGGGTGAACCGAAAACAGGGCTAATTTTAAGCCTTGAACCTTTCCTCCTTAATCTTTCCGGAAGTCTCACTAGATATGCAAAAATATCTATAAGTCTCGAACTTAAGGATCCAAAAACCCTCGATTATGCCAAAAAGATAACACCTGCTTTAAGGGACCGGATAATACAGGTTTTGGCGACGAAGACCGCGGAGACGCTTCTTGATGCTTCTCAGAGAGAGACCATAAAGGTAGAGATAAGCGAGAAAATAAATAGCCTCTTTGAGGATGATAGGAGCGTAAAAGCCATATACATTACCGACATCGTGGTCCAGTAG